A single Paraburkholderia sp. FT54 DNA region contains:
- a CDS encoding glycosyltransferase family 4 protein, which produces MKIIHLANHAQCIGNGIVNVMIDLACTQARAGHDVTVASAGGGFETLLARYGVRHVLLPQLPKPSRVAGMVAGFRRLVAQYDPDVVHAHMMTGALIARVSVLRRRYVLITTVHNEFQRSATLMGVGDHVVAVSAAVAVAMERRGIPNARLSVVRNGTVGTPRFADTPVPVGPQLAHPCIVTVAGMNERKGIADLLHAFALLRESVPEAVLYLVGDGPDRAAMEALAGQLGVAERVRFEGFVTDPRAYLAQADVFVLASHNEPAGLVLCEARELGRAIVATRVDGNPEMLDGGEAGLLVPARNPAALAQAIGHLLTERAAHAALTARAPLKLERFSVQRVTNGYMSIYERTLASCQPRRFASIATRGMAASDTVTQSTTI; this is translated from the coding sequence ATGAAAATCATCCATCTAGCTAATCACGCGCAATGCATCGGCAACGGCATCGTCAACGTGATGATCGACCTTGCCTGCACGCAGGCGCGCGCCGGCCACGACGTGACGGTGGCGTCGGCGGGCGGCGGCTTTGAAACGCTGCTGGCGCGATACGGTGTGCGTCATGTGCTGCTGCCGCAATTGCCCAAACCGTCGCGCGTCGCGGGGATGGTGGCGGGTTTCAGGCGGCTCGTCGCGCAATATGATCCCGATGTCGTGCACGCTCACATGATGACCGGCGCGCTGATCGCTCGCGTGAGCGTGCTGCGGCGGCGCTACGTGCTGATCACGACGGTGCACAACGAGTTTCAGCGCAGCGCCACGCTGATGGGCGTCGGCGATCACGTGGTGGCGGTGAGCGCCGCGGTGGCCGTGGCGATGGAGCGGCGCGGCATTCCGAATGCGCGTCTGAGCGTCGTGCGCAACGGCACGGTCGGCACGCCGCGTTTTGCCGACACGCCGGTGCCCGTTGGGCCGCAGCTTGCGCATCCGTGCATCGTCACCGTGGCGGGCATGAATGAGCGCAAGGGTATCGCCGATCTGCTGCATGCTTTTGCGCTGTTGCGCGAAAGCGTGCCGGAGGCGGTGCTGTATCTCGTCGGCGATGGTCCTGACCGCGCCGCGATGGAAGCGCTGGCCGGACAACTGGGTGTCGCCGAGCGAGTACGTTTCGAAGGTTTTGTCACCGACCCGCGTGCGTATCTCGCGCAGGCCGACGTGTTCGTGCTCGCCTCGCACAACGAACCGGCCGGGTTGGTGCTGTGCGAAGCGCGTGAATTGGGACGTGCGATCGTGGCGACGCGCGTGGACGGCAATCCGGAGATGCTCGACGGCGGCGAAGCCGGTTTGTTGGTGCCGGCTAGAAATCCCGCAGCGTTGGCGCAGGCGATCGGGCATCTCCTGACCGAGCGGGCCGCACACGCGGCGCTCACCGCGCGCGCGCCGCTCAAACTCGAACGATTCAGCGTGCAGCGGGTGACCAACGGCTATATGTCGATTTACGAACGCACGCTGGCCAGTTGCCAGCCGCGCCGTTTTGCGAGTATTGCGACGCGTGGTATGGCGGCTTCGGACACGGTGACGCAGTCCACTACGATCTGA
- a CDS encoding glycosyltransferase family 4 protein, with amino-acid sequence MSDTPIESLQIGMHWFNERPGGLDRMFKALIDTLPAQGVNVRGMVAGTPGVFDASGGRVLAFAGAQSQLGTRLWGSRVQSRALRAAKMPDVVASHFALYTAPTVGVFRRVPKVVHFHGPWAAESFPGGGGGWTRAARVALERFVYRSGTRHIVLSRAFGRLLHETYGVSEDSIRIVPGCVDVAHFNPRATQQQARARLRLPQDRPLLFCMRRLVSRMGLEDLIDAMALVKPTIPDVLLIIAGKGPLEEQLRARIVSRGLERNVRLAGFVPDETVPLWYRASDLSVVPTVSLEGFGLTTIESLATGTPVLVTPVGGLPEAVAPLSSELVLPSSGFRSIAEGITDVLLGRRVLPDAEACRAYASAHFDRPVVAAQVADVYREAISAF; translated from the coding sequence ATGAGCGATACGCCGATCGAGTCGCTGCAAATCGGTATGCACTGGTTCAACGAGAGGCCGGGCGGCCTCGACCGCATGTTCAAGGCGCTGATCGATACGCTGCCCGCCCAGGGCGTCAATGTACGCGGCATGGTGGCGGGCACGCCGGGCGTGTTCGACGCGTCGGGTGGCCGCGTGCTGGCCTTCGCCGGCGCGCAGTCGCAACTCGGCACGCGGCTGTGGGGCTCGCGTGTGCAATCGCGCGCGCTGCGGGCGGCGAAGATGCCCGATGTCGTCGCCTCGCATTTCGCGCTGTACACGGCGCCGACCGTGGGCGTATTCCGCCGCGTGCCGAAAGTCGTGCATTTTCACGGACCGTGGGCGGCCGAATCGTTTCCGGGCGGCGGTGGCGGCTGGACGCGCGCGGCGCGGGTCGCGCTGGAGCGCTTCGTGTATCGCAGCGGGACGCGGCATATCGTGCTCTCGCGGGCGTTCGGCCGGCTGCTGCACGAGACCTATGGCGTAAGCGAGGACAGCATTCGTATCGTGCCGGGTTGTGTCGACGTGGCGCATTTCAATCCGCGAGCGACGCAGCAGCAGGCGCGCGCTCGCCTGCGTTTGCCGCAGGACCGGCCGCTGCTGTTTTGCATGCGGCGTCTCGTGTCGCGTATGGGACTCGAGGATCTGATCGACGCCATGGCGCTCGTCAAGCCGACAATCCCGGACGTACTGCTGATCATCGCCGGAAAGGGTCCGCTGGAAGAACAGTTGCGGGCGCGCATCGTCTCGCGCGGCCTGGAGCGCAATGTCCGGTTGGCGGGCTTCGTGCCGGACGAGACAGTGCCGCTGTGGTATCGCGCCTCGGATCTGTCGGTGGTGCCGACGGTGTCGCTCGAAGGCTTCGGGCTCACCACGATCGAATCGCTCGCGACCGGCACGCCGGTGCTGGTGACGCCGGTCGGCGGCCTGCCGGAAGCGGTGGCGCCGCTGTCGTCCGAACTGGTGCTGCCTTCGAGCGGGTTCCGGTCGATCGCCGAAGGGATTACCGATGTCCTGCTCGGCCGGCGCGTGCTGCCGGATGCCGAGGCGTGCCGCGCGTACGCGAGCGCGCATTTCGACCGGCCGGTGGTCGCCGCGCAGGTCGCGGACGTCTATCGCGAAGCGATCAGCGCGTTCTGA
- a CDS encoding glycosyltransferase family 4 protein encodes MRILIVTHVVRKNDGQGRVNYEIVRAALAAGHSVTLLAAEAAPELVEHPHVRFVQVATSRLPSRLLQYQMFAWHCGAWIRGHRDEFDVVHVNGFIAWARADVNAVHFVHDGWYRCGFYPFRLLHNLYHAYQVVYTLLNIVCEKWAFRHAEVIVPVSQKVAGEVRALGIGKARVEVIHNGVDVGEFTPGAPERARFNLPQAPFMLLFAGDLRMSRKNLDTVLHALARTSPDVHLAVAGILHNSPYPALVESLGLTHRVHFTDMVMDMAALMRSVDAFVFPSRYEPMGLVLLEALSAGLPVITVRTAGGAEVITCGSGIVLDDPNDAAALAVAIEHLAREPDYARRLGLAARAVAGNLSWQAMAGRYLSVYEQVHARRTSRELPTARATASVEL; translated from the coding sequence ATGCGGATTCTGATCGTCACCCATGTCGTGCGCAAAAACGACGGACAGGGGCGGGTCAACTACGAGATCGTGCGCGCGGCGCTCGCCGCCGGCCATTCGGTGACGCTGCTCGCCGCCGAGGCGGCGCCTGAGCTGGTGGAGCATCCGCACGTGCGTTTCGTGCAGGTCGCCACCAGCCGCTTGCCGAGCAGGCTGCTCCAGTACCAGATGTTCGCGTGGCACTGCGGCGCATGGATTCGCGGACATCGCGACGAATTCGATGTGGTGCACGTGAACGGCTTCATTGCGTGGGCGCGTGCCGATGTCAACGCGGTGCATTTCGTTCACGACGGCTGGTATCGCTGCGGCTTCTATCCGTTCCGGCTGCTGCACAACCTGTATCACGCTTACCAGGTCGTCTACACGTTGCTGAATATCGTGTGCGAGAAATGGGCGTTCCGGCACGCCGAAGTGATCGTGCCGGTCTCGCAGAAAGTGGCCGGCGAGGTTCGCGCGCTCGGCATCGGCAAGGCACGCGTGGAGGTGATTCATAACGGTGTCGATGTCGGCGAATTTACGCCCGGTGCGCCGGAACGCGCGCGCTTCAACCTGCCGCAAGCGCCGTTCATGCTGCTGTTCGCCGGCGACCTGCGCATGTCGCGCAAGAATCTCGACACGGTCCTGCATGCGCTCGCGCGCACGTCCCCTGACGTGCACCTGGCAGTCGCGGGGATTCTCCACAACAGTCCGTATCCCGCGCTGGTGGAGTCGCTCGGGTTGACGCACCGGGTTCACTTCACCGACATGGTGATGGACATGGCCGCGTTGATGCGTTCGGTCGACGCGTTCGTATTTCCCTCGCGCTACGAACCGATGGGACTCGTGCTGCTCGAAGCGCTGTCCGCCGGACTGCCGGTCATCACCGTGCGCACCGCGGGCGGCGCGGAAGTGATCACGTGCGGCAGCGGGATCGTGCTCGACGACCCCAACGACGCCGCCGCGCTCGCCGTGGCGATCGAACATCTCGCCAGGGAACCGGATTACGCGCGGCGTCTTGGCCTCGCCGCACGCGCGGTGGCGGGCAACCTGAGCTGGCAGGCCATGGCCGGGCGGTATCTGTCGGTCTATGAACAGGTGCATGCGCGGCGCACGTCGCGCGAGTTGCCGACGGCTCGCGCAACCGCGTCGGTGGAGCTATGA
- a CDS encoding GNAT family N-acetyltransferase: MNWKTLEFDQLSARELYLILRARSAVFVVEQSHVCLDADGRDENALHVFAVEDMSRSMPILAYARLQPGDAEDPEITIDKVLTSPLRRGDGTAELLLERVLQAIAERWPGHAARVSAPLNLRGFYEQFGFRKTEGPYLEHGVPFIGLTRQLRASQPLFGGRCRERGSAVLVNTFELL; the protein is encoded by the coding sequence ATGAACTGGAAAACGCTGGAATTCGATCAGCTTTCGGCTCGCGAGTTGTATCTGATCTTGCGGGCGCGCAGCGCGGTGTTCGTGGTCGAACAATCGCATGTTTGTCTCGATGCGGATGGCCGTGACGAGAACGCGCTGCACGTGTTCGCCGTGGAGGACATGTCGCGGTCGATGCCGATTCTCGCTTACGCGCGCCTGCAACCCGGCGACGCGGAAGATCCGGAGATCACCATCGACAAGGTGCTGACGAGCCCGCTGCGCCGCGGTGACGGCACCGCCGAACTGCTGCTCGAACGCGTGCTGCAGGCGATCGCCGAGCGTTGGCCGGGACATGCCGCGCGGGTCAGCGCGCCGCTCAATCTGCGCGGCTTCTATGAGCAATTCGGCTTTCGCAAGACGGAAGGGCCGTACCTCGAACACGGCGTGCCGTTCATCGGGCTCACGCGCCAGCTGCGCGCCAGTCAGCCGCTTTTCGGTGGGCGGTGCCGTGAGCGCGGCAGCGCGGTGCTCGTCAACACGTTCGAGTTGCTGTGA
- a CDS encoding acyl carrier protein — MKTALRRILSESARLDVPPDTLADDADLYAAGLSSLATVHLMLAIEDEFGIEIPDRLLTRRLFSSIDSMAAAVTELQQAKAAA, encoded by the coding sequence ATGAAAACCGCATTGCGACGCATCCTTTCCGAATCGGCCCGCCTGGATGTCCCGCCGGACACCCTGGCCGACGACGCCGACCTGTACGCCGCGGGGCTTTCCTCGCTCGCGACCGTGCATCTGATGCTGGCAATCGAAGATGAATTCGGCATTGAGATCCCGGACCGTCTGTTGACGCGCCGGCTGTTCTCCAGCATCGATTCGATGGCTGCCGCGGTCACCGAGCTGCAACAGGCGAAGGCGGCAGCATGA
- a CDS encoding acyl-CoA dehydrogenase family protein, which yields MNAPLLDAAAAAAPMQAHDAVAGADASVVLTAVETEPGWRAAAQRCAAVAAQFADSVDREARFPSEAFEALKRECLLSVMVPAEFGGAGLSLADVGAICETLAQGCASTAMVYAMHQIQVACIEAHGSDAVWHRQLLVQLVKQQWLLASATSEETIGGNMRTSACSVEFDAARFRIEKLAPTISYGAHADGILVTARRTAESAAADQVLIVALRGDTQLEKRGGWDSMGMRGTCSEGFRLVATGLAEQILPTPFAEIADQTMLPVSHTLWASVWTGVATDAVNRAKAFFRAQARSKPGAIPPAGLRLAEAVGLLQMMQARLAVALEAARAAHQARHGGSQADAPLAAMLGFASDMNTLKTSISTTALQVVHEVLMICGMAGYKNGTPYSVGRHLRDLHSAPLMINNDRIAQNTASLLLAQRPAAPGRA from the coding sequence ATGAACGCCCCGCTGCTGGACGCGGCGGCGGCAGCCGCCCCTATGCAGGCGCACGATGCGGTTGCAGGCGCCGACGCGTCGGTGGTGCTGACCGCTGTCGAAACCGAACCGGGCTGGCGCGCGGCCGCGCAACGCTGTGCAGCGGTGGCCGCGCAGTTCGCGGACTCCGTGGACCGCGAGGCGCGTTTTCCGAGCGAAGCATTCGAGGCGCTCAAGCGCGAGTGCCTGCTCTCGGTGATGGTGCCTGCCGAGTTCGGTGGCGCCGGCCTGTCGCTCGCGGACGTCGGCGCGATTTGCGAAACGCTCGCGCAAGGCTGCGCGTCCACCGCCATGGTGTATGCGATGCACCAGATCCAGGTGGCGTGTATCGAGGCGCATGGCAGCGACGCGGTATGGCATCGGCAGTTGCTCGTGCAACTGGTCAAGCAGCAGTGGCTGCTGGCGTCGGCCACTTCCGAGGAAACCATCGGCGGCAATATGCGCACCAGCGCCTGCTCGGTCGAATTCGACGCTGCGCGCTTTCGCATCGAAAAGCTCGCACCGACGATTTCGTACGGCGCGCACGCCGACGGCATTCTCGTCACCGCGCGCCGCACCGCTGAATCGGCAGCCGCCGACCAGGTGCTGATCGTCGCGTTGCGCGGCGATACGCAACTGGAAAAGCGCGGCGGCTGGGATTCGATGGGCATGCGCGGCACCTGCAGCGAGGGCTTCCGGCTCGTCGCCACGGGTCTGGCCGAACAGATCCTGCCGACACCCTTCGCCGAGATCGCCGATCAGACCATGCTGCCGGTCTCGCACACGTTGTGGGCCTCGGTTTGGACCGGCGTGGCCACTGACGCCGTCAATCGCGCGAAAGCGTTCTTCCGCGCACAAGCGCGTTCGAAGCCCGGTGCGATTCCACCCGCTGGTTTGCGCCTCGCTGAAGCGGTCGGTCTGCTGCAAATGATGCAGGCGCGCCTAGCGGTTGCGCTGGAGGCGGCACGCGCCGCTCACCAGGCACGCCACGGCGGCTCGCAGGCCGATGCGCCGCTCGCGGCCATGCTCGGCTTCGCCTCCGACATGAACACGCTGAAGACGAGCATTTCCACCACCGCGCTGCAGGTCGTTCACGAGGTGCTGATGATCTGCGGCATGGCGGGCTACAAGAACGGCACACCGTACAGCGTCGGGCGCCATTTGCGCGATCTGCACTCCGCGCCGCTGATGATCAATAACGACCGTATTGCGCAGAACACCGCGAGCCTGTTGCTCGCGCAACGTCCTGCCGCCCCGGGGAGAGCCTGA
- a CDS encoding amino acid--[acyl-carrier-protein] ligase — protein MNTMTDTAALAAAAQQAEAPNFRDELLAAGLLIDTGENGLYGRSQVFEDVVDRLNVAITHLGADQQPEVLRFPPAMRRTDFEDSEYLKSFPNLAGTIHSFCGNDMGHQRLLRALDDAMTERDDDRSDDWMAQQKPTRVVLTPAACYPIYPVMARRGPLPADGRTIDVLSYCFRHEPSLDPGRMQMFRQREYVRLGSGEQVMAFRQMWIERGSLLVKLLQLPVEVDLANDPFFGRGGKIVADSQRAQALKFELLIPVADPRGKTACLSFNYHMEHFGAIWKIACEDGTVAHTGCVGFGMERITLALFRHHGLDVDTWPDDVRALLWGDTEARVAHGIATMQPASGETEQGAGERV, from the coding sequence ATGAATACGATGACCGATACCGCCGCCCTCGCAGCCGCCGCTCAGCAAGCCGAGGCGCCGAACTTTCGCGACGAACTGCTGGCCGCGGGCCTGTTGATCGATACAGGCGAAAACGGCCTGTACGGCCGCAGCCAGGTTTTCGAAGACGTGGTGGACCGTCTGAATGTGGCGATCACGCATCTGGGCGCGGACCAGCAGCCGGAAGTGCTGCGCTTTCCGCCCGCCATGCGCCGCACCGACTTCGAAGACAGCGAGTATCTGAAGAGCTTCCCGAATCTGGCGGGCACGATCCACTCGTTCTGCGGCAACGACATGGGCCATCAGCGCCTGTTGCGCGCCCTCGACGACGCCATGACCGAACGCGACGACGACCGCAGCGACGACTGGATGGCGCAGCAGAAGCCGACCCGCGTGGTGCTCACGCCGGCCGCCTGCTACCCGATCTACCCGGTGATGGCGCGGCGCGGTCCGTTGCCCGCCGACGGCCGCACGATCGACGTGCTGTCGTATTGCTTCCGTCACGAACCCTCGCTCGATCCCGGCCGCATGCAGATGTTCCGCCAGCGCGAGTACGTGCGACTCGGCAGCGGCGAACAGGTGATGGCATTCCGGCAGATGTGGATCGAGCGCGGCTCGCTACTCGTGAAGCTGCTGCAATTGCCGGTCGAAGTGGACCTCGCCAACGACCCGTTCTTCGGCCGCGGCGGCAAGATTGTCGCCGATAGCCAGCGTGCCCAGGCGCTCAAGTTCGAACTGCTGATTCCGGTCGCCGACCCGCGCGGCAAGACCGCGTGCCTGTCGTTCAACTATCACATGGAACACTTCGGCGCGATCTGGAAGATCGCGTGCGAAGACGGCACGGTTGCGCATACCGGCTGTGTTGGTTTCGGCATGGAACGCATCACACTCGCGCTATTCCGTCATCATGGACTCGACGTCGACACGTGGCCGGACGACGTGCGCGCGCTGCTGTGGGGCGATACCGAAGCACGTGTGGCGCATGGCATCGCAACCATGCAACCGGCGTCCGGCGAAACGGAGCAAGGCGCCGGAGAGCGCGTATGA
- a CDS encoding DUF1839 family protein, producing the protein MNPSLTPMPNGAHSAFPLTRRVDLPAAGGVVGTPAAPAARLREHAPHALHQGERVWQETNCYVDLWIELLHGFGLDPRAALGFTVTQDFEADQFTFFKFPLEDLERLYGTQVQELAIYDSLEARVLAQTSRGHTVLVEVDGYYLPNTRATSYQREHPKTTVGIDFIDPAARRLGYFHNTGYHLLDGEDYDGVFRKLPQFAQQPDLLFPYVEFAKQARPALEGTALAEASAELLCAHLGRRPLTNPISQWRAAFPAHLETLLERGEKFFHPYSFNLMRQLGANFEFLSKYLLWLSAQGFEVPASIPAAAQSIASESMVMQFRLVRAITRGRRDLCEDCFDVLESAYEKTLPPLAALVL; encoded by the coding sequence ATGAATCCGTCTCTGACACCCATGCCGAATGGCGCGCACTCGGCTTTCCCGCTGACCCGGCGCGTCGATCTGCCCGCTGCGGGCGGCGTCGTTGGCACACCGGCCGCGCCCGCCGCGCGTTTGCGCGAGCATGCGCCTCATGCGCTGCATCAGGGCGAGCGTGTGTGGCAGGAGACCAACTGCTACGTCGATCTGTGGATCGAACTGCTGCATGGCTTCGGGCTCGACCCGCGCGCGGCGCTCGGCTTCACCGTCACACAGGATTTCGAAGCCGATCAGTTCACGTTCTTCAAGTTTCCGCTCGAAGATCTCGAACGGCTCTACGGCACTCAGGTGCAGGAGCTGGCCATCTACGATTCGCTGGAAGCGCGCGTGCTCGCGCAGACCTCGCGCGGCCACACCGTGCTGGTGGAAGTGGACGGCTACTACCTGCCGAATACGCGCGCCACGTCGTACCAGCGCGAGCATCCGAAGACCACGGTGGGCATCGACTTCATCGATCCGGCCGCGCGCCGTCTCGGCTATTTCCACAACACCGGCTATCACCTGCTCGACGGCGAGGACTACGACGGCGTGTTCCGCAAGCTGCCGCAGTTCGCGCAGCAGCCCGATCTGTTGTTCCCGTACGTGGAATTCGCCAAGCAGGCGCGGCCCGCGCTCGAAGGCACCGCGCTCGCGGAAGCGTCGGCGGAACTGCTGTGCGCGCATCTTGGGCGCCGGCCGCTCACCAATCCGATTTCGCAATGGCGTGCCGCGTTTCCCGCGCATCTGGAGACGTTGCTCGAACGCGGCGAAAAGTTCTTCCACCCGTACTCGTTCAACCTGATGCGGCAGCTCGGTGCCAACTTCGAGTTTCTGTCGAAGTATCTGTTATGGCTTTCCGCGCAAGGCTTCGAGGTGCCGGCATCGATTCCGGCGGCGGCGCAGAGCATTGCGTCGGAGTCGATGGTGATGCAGTTCCGGCTCGTGCGGGCGATTACCCGCGGGCGCCGCGACCTGTGCGAAGACTGCTTCGACGTACTGGAAAGCGCCTACGAAAAGACGCTGCCGCCGCTCGCCGCGCTGGTGCTGTGA
- a CDS encoding glycosyl hydrolase 2 galactose-binding domain-containing protein: MDALTIDLVPDEGGASGALATAHDEAGNASQADVDATSAQASQTLWPRRLELGWQCVSTPAGACASPADLPAHGWLAAQVPGTVASARRAAGLLDIAHPPPLAFDDHWYRLALEGTGKRRLRLHGLATIAEVWLDGIKRLDSDSMFVAHDLDIELNGSATLALCFRSLTPALTAKRSRARWRPRLVAPPTLRNVRTTLLGHMPGWCPSVQAVGPWRPVELLSDAVHAFDTVDVSSRLDHDDGLVSLTLRFVHPHDDATCRASLECGDAVSSLQWSDAYTLTGSVRVPRAERWWPHTHGEPTLYPLTLQLDDGHATSHVLGSVGFRRIEVDHGADGMGFALRVNGVPVFCRGACWTSADLVTLAGSEAQLRHAFTLARDAGMNMLRVGGTMVYESDAFYALADEYGMLIWQDFALANFDYPNDAAFSASIEREATQFLTRTRRFASLAVLCGGSEVDQQAAMFGLPPAMRAQPIFTEQLPAIVARERADVPYVGNSPSGGVWPFSTNEGITHYYGVGAYQRPLDDVRRSQVRFAAECLAFANVPDDATLHDALGTIHLHDPRWKTAVPRDPGAGWDFDDVRDHYLQTLYGVDPARLRYEDPERYLDLSRAVVAELMAEVFAEWRRAGSTCGGALVWQLQDLRPGAGWGLIDATGRPKSALHGLVQALQPIQVVMTDEGLNGLDIHLLNERAQPLRARLELMCLRDGSIKVASAGCDVELAPHSAQRLSAAACLGQFFDFTHAYRFGSRAHDVTIATLRDQASGRIVGEAFHLPERRVSERHDLGLTVAAERNGDGWQLVIEAKRFARFVHIVDTHYRAARDWFHLPPNRPCVVPLIPLAPQERFVAPASNAVFKADATYAAPAGEVRAVNAISAIFYG, from the coding sequence GTGGATGCACTGACGATCGACCTGGTGCCTGATGAAGGCGGCGCGAGCGGCGCGCTCGCGACCGCGCATGACGAAGCCGGCAACGCCAGTCAAGCCGATGTCGATGCCACGTCGGCGCAAGCATCGCAAACGCTCTGGCCGCGGCGCCTCGAGCTCGGCTGGCAGTGTGTCAGTACGCCGGCGGGCGCGTGCGCGTCGCCCGCCGATTTACCCGCGCACGGCTGGCTCGCCGCGCAGGTGCCCGGCACCGTCGCGAGCGCGCGACGCGCGGCGGGTCTGCTGGACATCGCGCATCCGCCACCGCTCGCTTTCGACGACCACTGGTATCGCCTCGCACTCGAAGGCACCGGCAAACGCCGCTTGCGTCTGCATGGCCTCGCCACCATCGCCGAAGTCTGGCTCGACGGCATCAAGCGCCTCGACTCTGATTCGATGTTCGTCGCGCACGATCTCGACATCGAACTGAACGGCAGTGCGACGCTCGCGCTGTGCTTCCGCTCGCTCACACCGGCGTTGACGGCCAAACGTTCACGCGCGCGCTGGCGGCCACGGCTTGTCGCGCCGCCCACCTTGCGCAACGTGCGCACCACGCTGCTCGGCCATATGCCTGGCTGGTGTCCTTCGGTGCAGGCAGTCGGCCCATGGCGTCCGGTGGAGCTGCTGAGCGACGCGGTCCACGCATTCGACACCGTCGACGTGTCGAGCCGGCTCGATCACGACGACGGCCTTGTTTCGCTCACGCTACGTTTCGTTCATCCGCACGATGACGCGACCTGCCGCGCGTCGCTTGAATGCGGGGATGCTGTTTCGTCTTTGCAATGGAGCGATGCATATACACTGACCGGCAGCGTACGCGTGCCGCGCGCCGAGCGTTGGTGGCCGCACACGCACGGCGAGCCCACTTTATATCCATTGACGTTGCAGCTCGATGACGGGCACGCGACATCGCACGTATTGGGTTCAGTGGGTTTTCGTCGTATTGAAGTGGACCATGGCGCGGACGGCATGGGCTTCGCATTGCGCGTCAACGGCGTGCCGGTGTTCTGCCGTGGCGCCTGCTGGACCAGCGCGGACCTCGTCACGCTCGCCGGCAGCGAGGCGCAACTGCGCCACGCGTTCACGCTGGCCCGCGATGCGGGCATGAACATGCTGCGCGTGGGCGGCACGATGGTGTACGAGTCCGACGCGTTTTATGCGCTCGCCGACGAATACGGCATGCTCATCTGGCAAGACTTCGCGCTGGCGAATTTCGACTATCCGAACGATGCGGCATTCAGCGCGTCGATCGAGCGTGAGGCCACGCAGTTTCTGACGCGCACACGACGCTTCGCTTCGCTCGCGGTGCTATGCGGCGGCAGCGAAGTCGACCAGCAGGCGGCCATGTTCGGCCTGCCGCCTGCGATGCGCGCGCAGCCCATCTTTACAGAACAGTTGCCCGCCATCGTCGCGCGTGAACGCGCCGACGTGCCGTATGTCGGCAACTCGCCCTCGGGGGGCGTGTGGCCGTTTTCGACTAATGAAGGGATCACGCACTACTACGGCGTGGGCGCCTATCAGCGGCCGCTCGACGACGTGCGCCGCTCGCAGGTGCGTTTCGCCGCCGAGTGTCTCGCCTTCGCCAACGTACCCGACGACGCCACCTTGCACGACGCGCTCGGCACGATACATCTGCACGATCCGCGCTGGAAAACCGCCGTGCCGCGCGACCCCGGCGCCGGCTGGGATTTCGACGACGTGCGCGACCACTATCTGCAGACGCTCTACGGTGTCGATCCGGCGCGCTTGCGCTACGAAGACCCCGAACGTTATCTGGACCTGTCGCGCGCGGTGGTCGCCGAACTGATGGCCGAGGTGTTCGCCGAATGGCGCCGCGCCGGTTCCACCTGCGGCGGGGCGCTGGTCTGGCAGCTTCAGGATTTGCGCCCCGGCGCGGGCTGGGGCTTGATCGACGCCACAGGACGGCCTAAAAGCGCCCTGCACGGCCTTGTGCAAGCACTGCAACCCATTCAGGTGGTCATGACCGACGAGGGCCTCAACGGCCTCGATATTCATCTGCTCAACGAGCGTGCGCAGCCATTGCGCGCGCGACTGGAATTGATGTGCCTGCGCGACGGCAGCATCAAGGTCGCCTCCGCGGGCTGCGACGTGGAGCTGGCGCCGCACAGTGCGCAGCGACTGAGCGCGGCCGCGTGCCTCGGCCAGTTCTTCGATTTCACCCACGCGTACCGCTTCGGCTCGCGCGCGCACGACGTCACGATCGCCACGCTGCGCGACCAGGCGAGCGGCCGGATCGTCGGGGAAGCGTTTCATCTGCCTGAGCGGCGCGTGAGCGAGCGCCACGATCTGGGACTGACGGTCGCCGCCGAGCGCAACGGCGACGGCTGGCAACTCGTGATCGAGGCGAAGCGTTTTGCGCGCTTCGTTCATATCGTTGACACACACTATCGGGCCGCGCGCGACTGGTTTCATCTGCCGCCGAACCGGCCTTGCGTCGTACCGCTCATCCCGCTCGCGCCGCAGGAACGATTCGTTGCACCCGCATCGAATGCCGTGTTTAAAGCTGATGCAACATACGCGGCGCCCGCCGGTGAAGTTCGCGCGGTCAATGCGATATCCGCCATCTTCTACGGCTGA